A window of candidate division WOR-3 bacterium contains these coding sequences:
- a CDS encoding biopolymer transporter ExbD, translated as MRRIAHRRSSQPEIPTASTADVAFLLIIFFMVSTVFRQSRGLKITLPEAEATERILKRRNVASVWVDRTGKMTVDDNLVTPAIVTSVMAEKVIDNPDLVVTVQADRDVSYGYVTDILEALKDARALKVTFATEYRMGRGG; from the coding sequence GTGAGAAGAATCGCCCACCGGCGTTCAAGCCAGCCGGAAATACCGACTGCTTCAACTGCCGACGTTGCCTTCCTGCTGATTATCTTTTTCATGGTCTCGACGGTATTCCGTCAGTCGCGCGGGCTCAAGATTACCTTGCCCGAGGCTGAGGCAACAGAGCGAATCCTCAAGCGGCGTAACGTAGCCAGCGTCTGGGTTGACCGGACTGGTAAGATGACAGTAGATGACAACCTGGTGACGCCGGCAATTGTTACGTCGGTGATGGCCGAAAAGGTGATTGACAACCCGGACCTGGTCGTCACGGTCCAGGCCGACCGGGACGTCAGCTATGGCTACGTAACCGATATTCTTGAGGCACTCAAGGATGCGCGTGCCCTAAAGGTGACGTTCGCCACTGAGTATCGGATGGGACGTGGAGGATAG
- a CDS encoding energy transducer TonB, producing MRSVARIEMLEWESRYYAVAIRVAAAAALLIVLAAFLVLPREFVVKPYQLRGSVEMVMEALPPELEKVAEPPKVEKPSMPVAAQSEEEVEAKTIETTTFSEIVRRPEETEIPIVPFWKVEVKPQPLKVPTPNYPEMARNAGIEGQVVVKALVDVTGDVIEAEVLKSSGNQTLDAAAVEAAYQAKFSPAKQRDQPVRVYVSIPYRFTLQ from the coding sequence ATGCGGAGTGTCGCTCGGATTGAGATGCTTGAGTGGGAAAGTCGGTACTATGCAGTAGCCATCAGAGTAGCGGCCGCGGCGGCACTGTTGATTGTCCTGGCGGCTTTTCTTGTGCTGCCTAGGGAGTTTGTGGTGAAGCCGTATCAGCTCCGGGGTAGCGTGGAGATGGTGATGGAGGCCTTGCCGCCGGAATTGGAAAAGGTCGCAGAGCCGCCCAAGGTGGAGAAGCCTTCGATGCCGGTTGCAGCGCAGTCCGAGGAAGAAGTCGAGGCAAAGACGATTGAGACCACGACCTTCTCGGAAATAGTGAGACGGCCTGAAGAGACCGAGATTCCCATTGTTCCGTTCTGGAAGGTTGAGGTGAAGCCTCAGCCTTTGAAGGTACCTACGCCAAACTATCCGGAGATGGCTCGCAACGCGGGGATTGAAGGTCAGGTAGTGGTCAAGGCGCTTGTTGACGTGACCGGCGACGTAATCGAGGCCGAGGTTCTCAAGAGCTCAGGTAACCAGACCCTGGATGCGGCTGCGGTTGAGGCCGCGTATCAGGCCAAGTTCAGCCCGGCAAAGCAGCGGGATCAGCCGGTGCGGGTGTACGTCTCGATACCTTACCGATTCACGCTTCAGTAG
- a CDS encoding pitrilysin family protein: MPGLFVLLLLCLGPTDDFAARVHEFDLANGLHGIVYVDSSAPVVSVNVYYKVGSYYEPPGKTGLSHMLEHMSFKRTDIYRPGDFDRILDSVGAQNNGFTSTFYTGYYEDFAQDRWDLGLVLEAARMGRCVFPDSEFESEHQVVWEERRLHENRPVSIFWEYLDATVFLANPQRNPTIGWADDVARYRVEDIRNWYNRYYNPANAVLVVAGMVDTADVRTRAEKYFGALAGRPAPDFDAYAIEPPQHGERRFVVRRRVSQPQVVLAFHTPGVRDSFHLVGDVVAGIIGRGRSSRLYRQLVVKNRLCTSVWAWNSVEQDPGALYIGFQPVRESDIPRIERIIEQELARLGSELATERELERVRNQELASEMFDRDDVSDVAYFLATYHITRGHWREFLRERKRVMAVTREQVRDFSRTYLTPEKRTVGLLLPETKGTR; this comes from the coding sequence GTGCCCGGGCTATTCGTCCTGCTGCTTCTTTGTTTAGGTCCGACCGATGATTTTGCGGCCCGGGTGCATGAATTCGACCTTGCCAACGGACTGCATGGCATTGTTTACGTTGACTCATCGGCACCGGTCGTGTCGGTCAACGTTTACTACAAAGTCGGTTCCTATTACGAACCACCCGGCAAAACCGGTCTGTCCCACATGCTTGAGCATATGTCCTTCAAGCGCACCGACATCTACAGGCCAGGTGACTTCGACCGCATCCTTGACTCAGTTGGCGCCCAGAACAACGGCTTTACCTCAACTTTCTACACCGGGTACTACGAGGACTTCGCGCAGGACCGCTGGGACTTGGGACTCGTGCTCGAAGCCGCGCGCATGGGCCGCTGCGTATTCCCGGACTCGGAGTTCGAAAGCGAACACCAGGTCGTCTGGGAAGAACGCCGGCTGCATGAGAATCGGCCAGTGTCAATCTTCTGGGAATACCTCGATGCCACTGTGTTTCTTGCCAACCCTCAGCGAAACCCGACCATCGGCTGGGCCGACGACGTCGCCCGGTACCGGGTTGAGGACATCCGCAACTGGTACAACCGGTACTACAATCCGGCAAATGCGGTGCTTGTTGTTGCCGGCATGGTTGACACTGCAGACGTCCGAACCCGGGCCGAAAAGTACTTCGGCGCACTGGCCGGCAGACCGGCTCCTGATTTCGACGCCTACGCAATCGAACCGCCGCAACACGGAGAACGTCGGTTTGTAGTCCGGCGTCGCGTTTCCCAGCCTCAGGTCGTACTCGCGTTTCACACACCTGGTGTACGCGATTCGTTCCACCTTGTCGGCGACGTCGTAGCCGGCATCATTGGTCGAGGCCGCTCCTCGCGTCTGTACCGCCAGCTGGTTGTCAAGAACCGACTCTGTACCAGTGTCTGGGCCTGGAACTCAGTGGAACAGGACCCGGGCGCACTCTACATCGGATTCCAGCCGGTGCGTGAATCAGACATCCCTAGGATTGAACGGATCATCGAACAGGAACTTGCCCGGCTTGGCTCAGAACTCGCCACCGAGCGTGAGCTCGAACGCGTACGCAACCAGGAACTCGCAAGCGAGATGTTCGACCGGGACGACGTCTCCGACGTAGCCTACTTCCTTGCCACTTACCACATAACACGAGGCCACTGGCGCGAGTTTCTGCGTGAACGCAAACGGGTCATGGCTGTGACGCGCGAACAGGTCCGCGACTTTAGCCGAACCTATCTGACTCCAGAAAAACGCACGGTCGGGCTACTGCTTCCCGAGACGAAAGGTACGCGGTGA
- a CDS encoding M14 family zinc carboxypeptidase — MSRNTFLLLIALKCLLAAVTAQAQPVEKRDLVRIVAAGRGDVRDMERTGALVNYVDRQGIVAEATATEQTLLKSLGHRIEIITPDITGVYERNFQEGRDLGQYLTYQQFIDTMRTIAQNNPSICKLETLGTSYGGRQLLIMKVSDNPQVHENEPAIHFEGDIHGDEKIGWAVAFEMLKYLVTRYGTDTLVTRLVNTREIWLNPMYNPDGYNAGSRYNGHSVDLNRNWGWMWGNESNMGASPFSEPENQATLAHIMRHPFVMFVSFHAGTLFISYPWSYSPDSVPAPENRLLLFLSQRYNAPTGYEVGQGYVGMYPINGSTKDFDFGACGMMGWSIEIHMTKTPPASEIDPTFAKNRPAMLEFFHRAGQGIHGTVTDAATGRPVHAQILVSGANWPSYNDTALGDFHRFYLPGTYSVTFRAPGYQDTTIANVVVPSSGDSSVTLNVKMTSNQTAPLFAFRFIYSAYVNETSNHTHPVRALGPHDGVAYQLDNGKYVCLDMYRPIRNQSGPDMTVYRSSGTGTASVQGSNSWAGPWTTIGTANSAQTSFDLGSVGLDSVRYVRLTATGTFYLDAVEGVNYTAFAEHENPTCGFPIATVKVQSPARGLVRFLVNQSPDTDARLTIRNAAGRLVTTLPVSGPLTWDARAVSGGVYFCSLAGSQQQTRFVLVK, encoded by the coding sequence GTGTCGCGAAACACATTCCTGCTGCTCATCGCACTGAAATGCCTCCTTGCCGCCGTGACAGCCCAGGCCCAGCCTGTCGAGAAGCGCGACCTTGTCCGCATCGTCGCTGCCGGACGCGGCGATGTCCGGGATATGGAAAGGACTGGAGCACTTGTCAACTACGTTGACCGCCAGGGCATAGTTGCTGAAGCAACAGCTACCGAACAGACCCTGCTCAAGTCCCTTGGGCACCGTATCGAGATTATCACGCCTGACATTACCGGCGTGTACGAGAGAAACTTCCAAGAAGGACGTGACCTTGGTCAGTATCTTACCTACCAGCAGTTCATTGATACCATGAGGACCATTGCCCAGAACAACCCGTCAATCTGCAAGCTCGAAACCCTGGGCACATCCTATGGCGGCCGGCAACTGTTGATCATGAAGGTATCGGACAATCCTCAGGTTCACGAGAACGAACCCGCGATACACTTCGAAGGCGACATCCACGGCGACGAGAAAATCGGCTGGGCCGTTGCCTTTGAGATGCTCAAGTACCTTGTTACCCGGTACGGCACTGATACGCTTGTCACCCGGCTCGTCAACACCCGCGAAATCTGGCTGAACCCGATGTATAACCCAGACGGATACAATGCCGGCTCCCGTTACAACGGCCATTCTGTTGACCTGAACCGCAACTGGGGCTGGATGTGGGGCAACGAGAGCAACATGGGCGCTTCGCCTTTTTCTGAACCCGAGAATCAGGCAACGCTCGCGCACATCATGCGCCATCCGTTCGTCATGTTCGTATCCTTCCACGCCGGCACCCTGTTCATCTCATATCCATGGAGCTATTCGCCCGACTCTGTTCCTGCGCCCGAAAACCGGCTGCTCCTGTTTCTGTCTCAACGCTACAACGCTCCTACCGGGTATGAAGTAGGTCAGGGCTACGTCGGAATGTACCCGATCAACGGCTCAACCAAGGATTTCGACTTCGGTGCCTGCGGCATGATGGGCTGGTCAATCGAAATCCACATGACCAAGACCCCACCCGCCTCAGAAATTGACCCGACCTTTGCCAAAAACCGACCCGCGATGCTTGAATTCTTTCACCGGGCCGGTCAGGGCATTCATGGCACTGTAACTGATGCCGCGACCGGCCGGCCGGTCCATGCCCAGATACTCGTGAGCGGCGCCAACTGGCCGAGCTACAACGATACTGCGCTCGGTGACTTTCACCGATTCTATCTGCCGGGCACTTATTCGGTTACCTTCCGAGCTCCAGGCTATCAGGACACTACCATTGCCAACGTCGTTGTACCCAGCTCTGGGGACTCGTCGGTTACTCTCAACGTCAAAATGACATCAAACCAGACCGCGCCACTTTTCGCCTTCCGCTTCATCTACTCCGCTTATGTCAACGAAACATCAAACCACACCCATCCGGTCCGCGCCCTTGGCCCGCACGACGGCGTTGCCTATCAACTCGACAACGGCAAGTATGTCTGTCTAGACATGTATCGGCCGATAAGAAACCAGAGTGGTCCTGACATGACCGTCTATCGCTCATCCGGCACTGGTACTGCTTCGGTCCAAGGCTCGAATTCGTGGGCCGGGCCGTGGACCACAATCGGTACTGCAAACTCGGCTCAGACAAGCTTCGACTTGGGCTCGGTTGGCCTTGACAGCGTGCGCTACGTCCGGTTGACCGCAACCGGTACTTTCTACCTCGATGCTGTCGAAGGCGTAAACTATACCGCGTTCGCCGAACACGAGAATCCGACTTGCGGCTTCCCGATCGCAACAGTGAAAGTGCAAAGTCCGGCCCGCGGGCTTGTGCGCTTCCTGGTGAACCAAAGCCCAGACACTGATGCCCGGCTGACAATCCGCAATGCGGCCGGCAGACTTGTCACCACGCTCCCGGTTTCCGGCCCCCTGACCTGGGACGCGCGTGCGGTTTCTGGCGGCGTGTATTTCTGCAGTCTGGCAGGTTCGCAACAACAGACCCGGTTCGTACTGGTGAAGTAG
- a CDS encoding MotA/TolQ/ExbB proton channel family protein: MIEEFRAGGGIMWFLLACAVIGIALVLERLFTVFIRLRVNVRKFTAQLIETVGSQGIKAGIELCNKTPSPAAKVLRAALEKAAEGKTAMEDAVVQAGTSELAFLDRGMSLLAGITTVAPFFGFLGTVTGMIGAFKAVAAVGEVEPTVVASGISEALITTKWGLIIAAPLSIVHILLASRVNGYLREMETASAELLDALVKTQCG, translated from the coding sequence ATGATAGAGGAATTCAGAGCCGGCGGAGGAATCATGTGGTTCCTGCTGGCTTGTGCTGTAATCGGCATCGCGCTGGTACTGGAACGTCTGTTCACAGTGTTTATCAGGTTGCGGGTGAATGTCCGCAAATTCACGGCGCAGCTTATTGAGACGGTTGGGTCTCAGGGCATAAAGGCGGGGATCGAGCTGTGTAACAAGACACCGAGCCCGGCAGCCAAGGTTCTACGGGCTGCGCTTGAAAAAGCGGCTGAGGGCAAGACTGCGATGGAAGATGCAGTTGTACAGGCTGGTACCTCTGAGCTCGCATTTCTTGACCGCGGTATGTCACTTCTTGCTGGTATCACCACGGTTGCGCCGTTTTTTGGGTTCCTCGGAACTGTGACCGGGATGATTGGTGCGTTCAAGGCGGTGGCCGCAGTCGGTGAGGTGGAACCAACGGTTGTTGCCAGCGGAATCTCTGAAGCGCTGATTACTACCAAGTGGGGACTTATCATCGCAGCTCCGCTTTCCATTGTACACATTCTCCTTGCCAGCCGGGTGAATGGGTACCTGAGAGAGATGGAGACCGCGTCGGCCGAGCTGCTCGACGCACTGGTCAAGACCCAGTGCGGGTAG
- a CDS encoding FlgD immunoglobulin-like domain containing protein, with protein MRNVLVLSLLVPMLVLAGASLTPVKVVADDGVQKGQPAAQVVTKEGPGFVSLVGTVDTIGGTTYDWQANGPAYRFVVNSVDAGLHALWMFSADQSGSFPDRNMRYNFYDYGAGSWNWIDPDFMQSGVNAYTARCGFGNLSADPVSGVAYVSSHGGSPIKVTAARDMAPGAGIFEYCAGPDAYLWGYIAAGHTSKFQCHMIDDASRDMVYYSGVDPWCTWSTPMAVAAPQPDPEFPDQNIACSNVSDKVCLTWVASGTDPEPGFYRISEDGGLTWGAPTDLPWPPAYSADTAPSFYITSLFPFYDANDRLHIVTDLCPVVGGTGYVIPAQIWHWCPDNTPNWSHIATASCAPENLGAPVGNNALYACRPSIGQDAAGNLYVAWEQFDSSNVEPGPPDRLRADIFVAGSRDNGQTWGQPVKITQAGTTSCRYPSMVDLAYNDGTEDKLAVLYMIDQIAGSFVQQENVASNNPIVCHWIPTSAIGIAEPGVKRPVRYEVHATPNPFGSRTVISYALPRAGNVSVMVYDEAGRPVRALEQGQREPGQYSVAWDGRSDSGEPVAAGVYFYKLSTGGASLSGKLTVVR; from the coding sequence ATGAGAAACGTCCTAGTACTCAGCCTGCTGGTGCCGATGCTGGTGCTGGCAGGTGCCAGCCTGACGCCGGTAAAGGTGGTCGCCGATGATGGCGTCCAGAAAGGCCAGCCGGCTGCGCAGGTTGTCACCAAAGAAGGGCCGGGATTTGTCTCGCTGGTCGGTACGGTGGACACTATTGGTGGCACCACCTACGACTGGCAGGCCAATGGGCCGGCCTATCGGTTTGTGGTCAATTCGGTTGATGCCGGACTCCACGCATTGTGGATGTTCTCGGCTGACCAGAGCGGCAGCTTCCCGGACCGGAACATGCGCTACAATTTCTACGACTATGGCGCTGGTTCCTGGAACTGGATTGACCCTGATTTCATGCAGTCTGGCGTGAACGCCTATACGGCGAGGTGTGGATTCGGCAATCTGAGCGCTGACCCCGTCAGCGGAGTGGCGTACGTTTCTTCGCACGGCGGTTCGCCGATCAAGGTTACTGCGGCCCGGGACATGGCACCGGGTGCCGGTATCTTTGAATACTGCGCCGGACCTGATGCCTACTTGTGGGGCTACATTGCGGCTGGGCACACCTCGAAGTTCCAGTGCCACATGATTGATGATGCGAGCCGCGACATGGTGTACTACAGCGGAGTTGATCCGTGGTGCACCTGGTCAACGCCAATGGCGGTGGCTGCGCCGCAGCCAGACCCGGAGTTCCCAGACCAGAACATCGCCTGCTCCAACGTTAGCGACAAGGTCTGTCTCACCTGGGTGGCTTCAGGCACTGACCCTGAGCCGGGATTCTACCGCATCTCTGAGGATGGCGGCCTGACCTGGGGCGCTCCGACAGACCTGCCTTGGCCTCCAGCCTACAGCGCTGATACCGCACCTTCCTTCTACATTACGTCGCTATTCCCGTTCTATGACGCTAACGACAGACTCCACATTGTTACTGACCTGTGTCCAGTTGTCGGCGGAACCGGCTACGTTATTCCGGCGCAGATCTGGCACTGGTGCCCGGACAACACACCAAACTGGTCCCATATCGCGACTGCGAGCTGCGCTCCGGAGAATCTCGGAGCACCGGTCGGTAACAACGCACTGTACGCGTGCCGGCCGAGCATCGGCCAGGACGCGGCTGGCAATCTCTATGTTGCCTGGGAGCAGTTCGACTCTTCGAACGTTGAGCCCGGACCGCCCGACCGGCTGCGCGCTGACATCTTCGTTGCTGGCTCTAGGGATAACGGGCAGACATGGGGACAGCCGGTGAAGATTACGCAGGCCGGCACGACAAGCTGCCGGTATCCGTCAATGGTTGATCTAGCGTACAACGACGGAACCGAAGATAAGCTTGCGGTGTTGTACATGATCGACCAGATTGCCGGTTCCTTTGTGCAGCAGGAGAACGTTGCTTCAAACAACCCGATTGTCTGCCATTGGATTCCGACTTCTGCCATCGGCATCGCTGAGCCTGGTGTGAAGCGGCCGGTTCGATATGAGGTGCACGCTACGCCGAACCCGTTCGGCTCGCGGACGGTTATCTCCTACGCATTGCCAAGGGCGGGCAACGTGTCGGTCATGGTGTATGATGAGGCCGGCAGGCCGGTCCGTGCGCTTGAACAGGGCCAGCGCGAGCCTGGTCAGTACTCGGTTGCTTGGGATGGCCGTTCGGACAGCGGCGAGCCAGTTGCAGCCGGGGTTTACTTCTACAAACTGAGCACCGGTGGCGCTTCTCTGTCCGGTAAGCTCACGGTAGTTCGCTAA
- a CDS encoding TonB-dependent receptor, protein MRRMTIDQSPKTSVSRWLVLVLATASVVLAQTGRIRGRVTDAETGEALVGANVVIQGTLLGSATDADGEYLISNVPVGKQTIEVSYIGYQTFVRKDVLVILDQTITEDFKLKPGAALRVEEVVVAGTRAKIVRTDPTTSRYMTTEEFDKMPVQSLADIVRLQAGVVTSPAYGQHLRGGRPDEVAYFVDGVASRDPLFGYQAAQVNPEATAEVVVISGGFDAEYGEAMSGVIQVVTKEGKGTMQGRAKFVTDEVFPKTLNFGDNRYEISVGGPVPSLNRLRYFVSGELYFTDDYAPSRYKLPHQRRQDYNASGKLTYSVPLNQGLKFTASGLASRAQYEMYPYDRESENHLGFKYNLDHFLSRRERVKMADLSANHMLTEKTFYTVRFGYFHNQRTIAVRDLEREAKERDFSKRFWEDYIFKAEDTVLADSSALFRPLPGYVTQTNANSNNPWGVFGLFYGYGDYRYFQVHWADVWNVKADLTHNVGRVHEIKTGLEFKQNYLHRRYNSLPTDPNPFVDYYDYDPVNVAAFVQDRMDFEDLVVRAGLRLDYLDPNSYKRANPTNVGDTTMIPAMVKYKLSPRLGVSFPITTRTKFRFSYGHFFQTPAYRYLYDNTSSTAYARGNQIIGNPDLAAQQTIAYELGLEQQLSDVTLVDFTAYYKDIFDLMGTRFQPAVPLGYYPLVNEEYGSVRGFEIGFVKSLADYWNARVSYGLSMARGTASYTYEWYYERYRYGVDPVTGQEMEPPRKDYALDFDETHNAKLSIGCDFPNDFALVPLRQFTASALANFGSGLPYTPREVRKLNAGRRIAERNSARMPARFTTDLNAAKYFSLGRLKLGLTCVVTNLFNAQVVQWVYGATGKPNDDGYIWTYSPANWANSLDATLLSGTYNPARDRNHDGYITDEEEYIAYRVAYLDFVNNPMNYGAPRQVKVGINLEF, encoded by the coding sequence ATGAGAAGAATGACCATTGACCAAAGTCCAAAGACCAGCGTGAGCCGGTGGTTGGTGCTTGTACTTGCCACTGCTTCAGTCGTCCTGGCCCAGACTGGTCGTATCCGGGGCCGGGTTACCGATGCTGAGACCGGCGAGGCATTGGTTGGTGCCAACGTCGTGATTCAAGGGACGCTGCTTGGCTCGGCAACCGATGCGGATGGCGAGTATCTCATCAGCAACGTGCCGGTAGGAAAGCAGACGATCGAGGTTTCCTACATCGGCTATCAGACGTTCGTTCGCAAGGATGTGCTCGTGATACTAGACCAGACAATCACTGAGGACTTCAAGCTGAAGCCCGGCGCGGCCCTGCGTGTCGAGGAAGTGGTCGTGGCCGGGACCCGGGCAAAGATCGTTCGGACTGACCCGACGACCAGCCGGTATATGACGACTGAGGAGTTTGACAAGATGCCGGTGCAGAGTCTTGCCGACATTGTCAGGCTTCAGGCTGGTGTAGTCACAAGCCCCGCATATGGTCAGCACCTGCGCGGCGGCAGGCCGGACGAGGTCGCCTATTTCGTAGACGGCGTGGCGAGCCGGGACCCGCTCTTTGGATACCAAGCTGCCCAGGTCAATCCTGAGGCGACAGCCGAGGTTGTGGTGATTTCCGGCGGTTTTGACGCCGAGTACGGCGAAGCAATGTCCGGTGTTATCCAGGTGGTGACCAAGGAAGGTAAGGGCACGATGCAGGGCCGGGCAAAGTTCGTCACCGACGAGGTTTTCCCCAAGACGCTGAACTTTGGTGACAACCGCTATGAAATTTCGGTCGGTGGTCCGGTGCCATCGCTTAACCGCCTGCGCTACTTTGTATCCGGCGAGCTGTACTTCACCGACGACTACGCGCCGAGTCGGTACAAGCTGCCGCATCAGAGACGCCAGGACTATAACGCCTCGGGCAAGTTGACTTACTCCGTGCCACTAAACCAGGGTCTAAAGTTCACGGCGAGCGGGCTTGCCTCACGGGCCCAGTATGAGATGTATCCCTATGACCGGGAGAGCGAGAATCATCTTGGGTTCAAGTACAACCTGGACCACTTCTTGTCCCGGCGCGAGCGGGTGAAGATGGCTGATCTATCAGCTAACCACATGCTCACCGAGAAAACGTTCTACACGGTAAGATTCGGCTACTTCCATAACCAGCGGACCATCGCAGTCCGTGACCTCGAGCGTGAGGCCAAGGAGCGTGATTTCTCAAAGCGTTTCTGGGAGGACTACATCTTCAAGGCTGAGGATACTGTTCTCGCGGATTCTTCGGCACTGTTCCGACCCCTGCCCGGTTACGTGACCCAGACGAACGCCAACTCAAACAATCCGTGGGGTGTGTTTGGGCTGTTCTACGGATATGGCGACTATCGGTACTTCCAGGTGCACTGGGCTGATGTTTGGAACGTGAAGGCCGATTTGACCCACAATGTCGGCCGAGTGCACGAGATCAAGACTGGACTGGAGTTCAAGCAGAACTACCTGCACCGGCGTTACAACTCGCTGCCCACCGACCCGAATCCGTTTGTGGACTACTATGACTACGACCCAGTGAACGTGGCTGCGTTCGTGCAGGACCGCATGGACTTTGAGGACCTGGTAGTCCGGGCCGGGCTGCGACTTGATTACCTTGACCCGAACTCCTACAAGCGGGCCAACCCCACCAATGTTGGCGACACGACGATGATTCCGGCCATGGTCAAGTACAAACTTTCGCCTCGGCTTGGCGTGTCTTTCCCAATTACGACCCGAACCAAGTTTCGGTTCAGCTACGGCCACTTTTTCCAGACTCCGGCGTACCGATATCTGTATGACAACACCTCCTCAACGGCCTATGCCCGGGGTAATCAGATTATCGGCAACCCGGACCTTGCAGCCCAGCAGACGATTGCCTATGAGCTGGGTTTGGAGCAGCAGCTGTCTGATGTTACACTAGTTGACTTCACCGCCTACTATAAGGACATCTTCGACCTAATGGGCACGCGGTTCCAGCCGGCGGTGCCATTAGGCTACTATCCGCTGGTGAACGAGGAGTACGGTAGTGTGCGTGGATTCGAAATCGGATTCGTAAAGTCGCTTGCAGACTACTGGAATGCCCGAGTCTCCTATGGCCTTTCGATGGCCCGAGGCACGGCATCCTACACCTACGAATGGTACTACGAACGATACCGCTACGGAGTTGACCCGGTAACCGGACAGGAAATGGAGCCGCCGCGCAAGGATTACGCGCTCGATTTCGACGAAACCCATAATGCCAAGCTAAGCATAGGCTGCGACTTCCCGAACGACTTTGCGCTCGTGCCATTACGTCAGTTCACCGCATCGGCCTTGGCAAACTTTGGGTCCGGCCTGCCATATACCCCGCGTGAGGTGCGCAAGCTTAACGCAGGCCGTCGCATCGCGGAGCGGAACTCGGCCCGGATGCCGGCACGGTTCACCACCGACCTGAATGCGGCGAAGTACTTTAGCCTCGGCCGGCTCAAGCTCGGGCTGACCTGCGTCGTAACCAATCTGTTCAATGCCCAGGTTGTGCAGTGGGTTTATGGGGCAACCGGCAAGCCCAATGACGACGGCTATATCTGGACCTATTCACCGGCCAACTGGGCAAACTCACTGGATGCGACACTGCTATCCGGCACGTACAACCCGGCTCGGGACCGCAATCACGACGGCTACATTACCGACGAGGAAGAGTACATCGCCTACCGGGTGGCGTATCTTGACTTCGTCAACAACCCGATGAACTACGGCGCACCCCGGCAGGTCAAGGTCGGCATCAACCTCGAGTTCTAG
- a CDS encoding biopolymer transporter ExbD, translating to MRLRKGQGAAGRPYIPTASMGDIAFLIIIFFMTTSIFSREKGLKIVLPEKGEEVKIKSENILTVSVNPTGQVLIGDQIVTIPEVRDIVVRRLGENPDLAIGLRVSRSAPYRTMIDVFDQLKMAKAQRISLMPVIEEGAGP from the coding sequence ATGAGATTGAGGAAGGGTCAGGGTGCAGCTGGGAGACCGTATATCCCGACCGCCTCGATGGGCGACATCGCCTTCCTTATCATTATCTTCTTCATGACGACCAGCATCTTCAGCCGCGAGAAGGGGTTGAAGATAGTCCTGCCTGAGAAGGGTGAGGAAGTCAAGATAAAGAGCGAGAACATTCTAACGGTTTCGGTGAATCCGACCGGTCAGGTGCTGATTGGTGACCAGATTGTCACAATTCCTGAGGTCAGGGACATTGTTGTCAGACGGCTAGGGGAAAATCCGGACCTTGCGATTGGCCTGCGGGTGAGCCGAAGTGCGCCCTATCGGACGATGATTGATGTGTTCGACCAGTTAAAGATGGCCAAGGCGCAACGCATCAGCCTGATGCCGGTTATCGAGGAAGGAGCAGGACCGTGA